From the Chryseobacterium fluminis genome, the window TGCTATTTAAGATCATTGAGATAAACTTCCCTATTTGGTAAACAAATACATCAAAAATATTCCTCAGAATTTATCAAATTGAAAAATTGATATAAAAGCAGAATTTATAAGGTCCACTTAACTTCAGTCATTTGAATAATTACTTTAAAATATTCCGATTTTTATTCAGTAATACATTAATATCAACTTTAAAGTCATTTACAGGCGATTGAAAAGAAATATCAGTTAATCTACAAATATCTGCTACTATTAAATATTGGTCTTCAAACACTTATCAACATACATCTGCGGAATTTTCTCCTGTTCCAGCCTGTTTTTCTCCAAAGTCTTTAAATATTGGAAAAGATCGTTTTCTTCTTTGGTCAAGAGGTTTAGATTTTGGGATTTATTTCTTGCTCCACTTACTGCATAGCTTTGAAAAGTTTCAAAAGTCGTCCGGTTCATCATGATGCTTTGGGCATGCGGATGGTATGACCGTAGCTGATGCAGAATCTGGAAGCCATGTTCGTCAATATCGCCCCAGTACAGGATTTTTTTGTCTGATAGCCAAACCGCATTTTTGAGATAGGAAATATTAAAGCCACCTCCACTCCAGATGGCGACAGTAGATTTTAATAGCGGTAAGGTTAGAAAATTCATTTTGTTCTCAGCGATCAGGATATTTTCCACAGGAAGTTCAAGCGTTTCAAAATCGGAGAGTGGAATACTGATGTCCCTGAATTTAAAATCCGGATTTGGGTTTTCATCCAGAAAGCGGAGCCTGATCAACGGCTCATCGTACCGCAAAAAGAAACGCTCGGCGAAACGTTTTTGTTGAGGTGATCGCACATGATCCGGAATCAGGAAATCGAGTAAGGATTGAATCAGTGTATTGTTTTCTTCAATAAATTTGGTGTGGATCTCGATAGGTAGCTGCCGCAGGTAAAGGTTGGGGCGGGGCGTCTGTATAAAATAGAGGCAAACCTTCAGCACATCTTCCCAATCGATATGGTGATCCGTTAGCCATAAACAATGCTGTAAAGTCCAGTCTTTTAATACAGGAATGATGCTAATGACCTGTTCATAATGCTTCAGAAAGACGGTCCAATCTTTTTGATATTTCGTAAAATAAAGGTAGTCTTCAATACTTTCAAAAATAATGGTATCCGGCAAATCATGGCTGCCTGTCCGCCTGAAATTCCGGCCGGCGGTCTGCACGAGGTAGCCTTTAACGGTTTGGTTTTTAGAATAACGATACAGTTCTTCTATTTCCTTTTGAAGGATTTCAAACCGTTCCGTGATGTGACCCGATTTTACTTTTCCGATACGGTCTATTATTTTCGGAAAAAAGACTTCTTGCTGGATATGGCTTTGCAGCAGAGGCTTCCACCATTTTAATGCCTGTTTTTTAATTTCTGCCGGACTAATCATGCATCAGGGGTATTGGGAAAGATTCCGTTATGTTTATCGCGTTCGATTTCATATTCTTCTTTGGTAAAATTACTGACCTGCGAATTGTTGCCTTCCCGGTTACTCACAAAATGAAAGGAGCTGACATGGCCTTCAATGACATGGATTTTTTGCAATGGCGTCACAATCAACAGTTGGAGATTCAGTTTTTTAAACAATTCCAGTCCGTAGCGGGTACTTTCATCGCTGCCTCTGCCGAAGGCTTCATCAATCACTACGAAACGGAAACTTTTACTCTTGCGCTCTCCGAACTGCAAACCAAACTGATAGGCCAAAGCACTGGCCAGAATGGTGTAGGCGAGTTTCTCCTTTTGTCCACCGCTTTTTCCGCCAGAACCTTCATAAAACTCTTTTTCTGTTTCATCAGAGCGGTAACGTTCACTGGCGTTAAACTCAAACCACTGGCGTACATCGGTAACAGTTGAAGTCCATTCGCGGTCTGCATTTTCCATACTGGCAAAACGGTCTAAGATCCTTTTTACCTGTTCGTATTTCTCTTCCGTATACAGGTCATTATGGCTGCTGAAGGAATGGATATAGCATTTTTTCAATTCCTCCCTGAAAAGCCGTACTTCTTTATTCGGGGTGGCATCCATTAAAATGGTGATATAGGTATCCTGCACGGCATTATACACAATCTTCGAAAGATGGTCGTTAATGGTCCTGATTTTCTGTTTGATGTCTTTTTCGTGTTTCTGCAGCTGGCTGTCGAATACAGCAATGCTGTTGATCACGTTTTTATTCAGCTCTTCCTTGAAGCGCTCTTCGTGCCGTTTTAAGTCTTCAGACTCCAGTTGTCTGAATTTTTTGATATATTCGGCACGGGCATCGATGCTGTCGGTAACTTCACTGTATTCGGCACGGGAATGTTCCTTGATTTCCCGCATCTTTTTCTCAATGTGGGTTCTATGACCAGCCTGACGTCCACGAAGCCTTTTCAATTCGCCGTTTTCACCCTGAAATTGTTTGCGGAATTCTTCCTGCCTTTGCTCAATGCCACGTAGATTGATTTTTATTTCCCTGAGTTTCTCGTCGATCATCGGATACCATTTTTCTTTCAGGTGGGGCACTAATTGTTCCTTTTGCTGTATGGCCTGGTGTTGTTGATCCTGATAGTTTTGAATTTTCGTATTTAACCCGCCGATGTTTTGAGATAGTTGTTTCTCTTTCGCTTTTCCATCTTTAATCTGCTGGTCTACTTCACTTTTATTGCGTTCCAATTGGGCAAGTTTATCACTGTTATTCAGTAATTGATCACGTTCCTGTTCCAATTCATAGATTTTGGCAACGTGGTATTGCCAGTTGATGCGGGAAAAGTCTTTCACGTAAAGTAAAAGTCCCAACAGTTGCTTCTGTTCGCTGTTCTGTTTCTCTTTTTCTTCAATATCCTTTAGTCTGGATTTTAGCTCATAAATATTTCGCTCCAGCTGATCTACCGAATTTTCCAGTGCTTTTATTTTCTCAGCATTGCTCCAGCCCAATACATAATTACGCCGGTCGTCAATCCGTTTGCGGTCGTCTTTAGTATGGCGGATGCGGCCGCTCTTGATCAGACCTTGCCGTGTGATACCAAAAGGAACATGCTGTAAACCATCGACATCGGTACAAATATAATCGCCGAAGCTGCGTTGCAGGTAATTTTCCAGCCAATCATAAAAAGGTGTTTCAGGTTTGATGTCTATTTTATAAGCAATGCTGTCTTCATCCAATTCTTTTAGAAGTCGAGTGTTAGCATTCAGATCCGCTTCCAAATAGGTCAGTTTGATGCCCCTTCCGTCGGCACCCTTCAATGGATTGCTGTTAACATAATGGCTGACACTCCGGTAATGCTTTCCGGGAACGAGTAAGCTGATGCCTGCATCACGGAGCAGTTTTTCGATTGCGCCTTCCCATTCGGTTTGCTGTTCATTCACTTTCAGTAATTCCCCGGCGAAAGGCAAATCTTCCTCGTCAATTCGCAAATCGGCACAAAGTTGTGACCGAAAGGCAATCAGCCAGGCCGGAATCTGGGTTTTACGTTCTTTGAGTGATTGCAGTTCTTTTCGCTCTGCCTGATATACCCCTTCCTGTTTACGCAGTTCACTAATCTCGTTATCCCGTTGTTCCCGAAGTTTTTCTTCTATCTGACCACATTTCTCCATTGATTCGTTAGCCCGCTTGATGTTATTCTGAAAATCACTTTCCTGCTTTATACTTGCCAACCTGGTCTTCAAGGCGAGACGCTCATAATCATCGAATTCCTTTTGCTTGACTTCTTTGTCTTGCTCATGCCGTTTCATCTCTCCGGCAATTTGTTCGATCCGTGTTCCGCCGTTGCTCGCAATGTCCTGTATAATCGTTTGCCGGCGTTCTTCCCAGGCTTCTATTTCCTGGGTAATGGTATGCAGCTGTTGTGTTGTTTTTTCCAGTTCCTGACCCGCATCTATGATGGCCTGTTCCAGCAGTTCCCATTTCTTTTCTGCAAACCAGACGGGCATCACTTCCAGCATGGCTTCGATGTCCTCAATTTCACGGGTAACCTTTTCATAGGTTTCACTGGCTTCTGCTAAGGGCTTCAGGATCTGGTATTGTTCCCGGGTATGTACCACCGCAGCGTGGGCTTTATTGAGGTCATCAAAACGTTTCAGTAAGGCATCAATCTGTTCTTTGACATCAGTTTTTTCCAGCATCTGTTCGCGGACAAAATCGGTCAGGCTGCTGACAGATTTCATGGAAACGGTCTGGTAAAACAGGTCAATGGCTTTATCGCTGTTCATTCCGAAAAGCCTGCGAAACTGCTCGCTGTATTGCGAAAAATTATCGTTGAACAATTGTACTCCCG encodes:
- a CDS encoding Wadjet anti-phage system protein JetD domain-containing protein, coding for MISPAEIKKQALKWWKPLLQSHIQQEVFFPKIIDRIGKVKSGHITERFEILQKEIEELYRYSKNQTVKGYLVQTAGRNFRRTGSHDLPDTIIFESIEDYLYFTKYQKDWTVFLKHYEQVISIIPVLKDWTLQHCLWLTDHHIDWEDVLKVCLYFIQTPRPNLYLRQLPIEIHTKFIEENNTLIQSLLDFLIPDHVRSPQQKRFAERFFLRYDEPLIRLRFLDENPNPDFKFRDISIPLSDFETLELPVENILIAENKMNFLTLPLLKSTVAIWSGGGFNISYLKNAVWLSDKKILYWGDIDEHGFQILHQLRSYHPHAQSIMMNRTTFETFQSYAVSGARNKSQNLNLLTKEENDLFQYLKTLEKNRLEQEKIPQMYVDKCLKTNI
- a CDS encoding ATP-binding protein, with amino-acid sequence MEELFETHPEDLNLAGYRLQYLEVLNWGTFNQVRWQIQPNGQNALLTGDIGSGKSTLVDALTCLLVPHHKIIFNKAAGAEGKERNLLSYVRGEFKKEKEEITKTAKKVYLRPDDHTYTVIIGNFYNQGYNEHICLAQFFWIGKEGKVEKLLIIGTIPLTIKDHFQHFSDINELRKSLRNTPGVQLFNDNFSQYSEQFRRLFGMNSDKAIDLFYQTVSMKSVSSLTDFVREQMLEKTDVKEQIDALLKRFDDLNKAHAAVVHTREQYQILKPLAEASETYEKVTREIEDIEAMLEVMPVWFAEKKWELLEQAIIDAGQELEKTTQQLHTITQEIEAWEERRQTIIQDIASNGGTRIEQIAGEMKRHEQDKEVKQKEFDDYERLALKTRLASIKQESDFQNNIKRANESMEKCGQIEEKLREQRDNEISELRKQEGVYQAERKELQSLKERKTQIPAWLIAFRSQLCADLRIDEEDLPFAGELLKVNEQQTEWEGAIEKLLRDAGISLLVPGKHYRSVSHYVNSNPLKGADGRGIKLTYLEADLNANTRLLKELDEDSIAYKIDIKPETPFYDWLENYLQRSFGDYICTDVDGLQHVPFGITRQGLIKSGRIRHTKDDRKRIDDRRNYVLGWSNAEKIKALENSVDQLERNIYELKSRLKDIEEKEKQNSEQKQLLGLLLYVKDFSRINWQYHVAKIYELEQERDQLLNNSDKLAQLERNKSEVDQQIKDGKAKEKQLSQNIGGLNTKIQNYQDQQHQAIQQKEQLVPHLKEKWYPMIDEKLREIKINLRGIEQRQEEFRKQFQGENGELKRLRGRQAGHRTHIEKKMREIKEHSRAEYSEVTDSIDARAEYIKKFRQLESEDLKRHEERFKEELNKNVINSIAVFDSQLQKHEKDIKQKIRTINDHLSKIVYNAVQDTYITILMDATPNKEVRLFREELKKCYIHSFSSHNDLYTEEKYEQVKRILDRFASMENADREWTSTVTDVRQWFEFNASERYRSDETEKEFYEGSGGKSGGQKEKLAYTILASALAYQFGLQFGERKSKSFRFVVIDEAFGRGSDESTRYGLELFKKLNLQLLIVTPLQKIHVIEGHVSSFHFVSNREGNNSQVSNFTKEEYEIERDKHNGIFPNTPDA